Genomic segment of Monomorium pharaonis isolate MP-MQ-018 unplaced genomic scaffold, ASM1337386v2 scaffold_155, whole genome shotgun sequence:
ACGACGCTTAATTGTCTttgattgtataatatatttcctaGTAAAAGATCATTGTGAGCGAACACTACTGGACTGTTCACATGGGAAAGCGTACTTTTCAATATCTGATATTCTTTCTCCAATATCGCATAAGATGGTATCAACATTTTAAACCTTGAAATGAAAAACTATTACAATAACTAAGTCATTTGAATATATCTTtggatatatattataatataaataggaAAATCTATTGTAATCGCTTACTTTGTTTGCTTGAGGGAATTGGAGAAATTTTTAGGCATAATTTccataaatttctttgttttttccCAAATAAAAGCTTCTTTTGGTACAGACTCGTTTTCAAATTCAAGATTGTGCATTTCAGCCATACGTTTCGCAATTAATGGGTATACTTTCGGATTCCTTACTGTTTCACTGGTTAAAGTTTCACCTTCTAAGAATTCATAGGCAAACCCATTGTTAAATGTAGCATAAATGCAATGAGTGTATCCAGCCTTGTTTAATatctatacaaaaatatttattctgtaCATTAGTATGTTTCTCTACACGTTAAATAACATttgaatttgttatatttcttCATGTTATGTATAGGCTACTTGTATTTATACGTACTTTAATCAAAGAAatacattacaaataaattacaactaaattataaattgaaatacaaaTAGGATGACAACATATAAAGTCAATAAGATTTTTAcccgaatattttttatttcactttttcGGTCAATCAATAAATCTGAATTGTTGCCATAAATTCTAATCAGAACCATATCTTTATAATGCCCCGAGTACCATACTCCTATTAACTTATTTGTTCTTCCATCGGTAAAtacctgaaacaaaaaaattcttatagttgtaatacaattatatcaagtaaattgaaatatatctaatgaatattacatgtataaaatgtgaaatatatattataaactattGAACTACCCTACTATTGATTTACCTTAACTGAGCTATACTCTTATCAGTccttttactttatatatatatacatatatacatattcatatttcttgttgtttacttattaataaatttgataaaactgATTCAAATTGTTTGTatatacaaaagtataaatacaataaatcgtaataaaaatataaatactaatcTATGAGGGATATTGAAATTCATATCATATATCAATGTAtgtaaaggtaaaaaataacCTATCGGGAagataatttgtatagatCAATGTAAAAGATCACTGTAAATGTAGTTAGACAACCTATTTTTTAAgactttacttttttaaatgctgTAGACTCCAGAGATATACAATTTAGTTTTGAAGCAATTACTGTCGTTTATTTGTTGCTAtcg
This window contains:
- the LOC118644034 gene encoding ethanolamine kinase 1-like isoform X2, whose translation is MVLIRIYGNNSDLLIDRKSEIKNIRILNKAGYTHCIYATFNNGFAYEFLEGETLTSETVRNPKVYPLIAKRMAEMHNLEFENESVPKEAFIWEKTKKFMEIMPKNFSNSLKQTKFKMLIPSYAILEKEYQILKSTLSHVNSPVVFAHNDLLLGNILYNQRQLSVVFIDYEYTAFNYQAFDIINHFTEFAGFDEPDYSLYPDENFQKMWLREYLQVYNATTNVSEKDVDKLYWQITKFTPLPHFFWGCWALIQSEHSHIGFDFLAYAAIRFNEYFRWKEKISKLKTEYDK
- the LOC118644034 gene encoding ethanolamine kinase 1-like isoform X1 — encoded protein: MNVCEEHLNITIDDNEIIVGAKDIIKSIRPSWPLQHLHFKVFTDGRTNKLIGVWYSGHYKDMVLIRIYGNNSDLLIDRKSEIKNIRILNKAGYTHCIYATFNNGFAYEFLEGETLTSETVRNPKVYPLIAKRMAEMHNLEFENESVPKEAFIWEKTKKFMEIMPKNFSNSLKQTKFKMLIPSYAILEKEYQILKSTLSHVNSPVVFAHNDLLLGNILYNQRQLSVVFIDYEYTAFNYQAFDIINHFTEFAGFDEPDYSLYPDENFQKMWLREYLQVYNATTNVSEKDVDKLYWQITKFTPLPHFFWGCWALIQSEHSHIGFDFLAYAAIRFNEYFRWKEKISKLKTEYDK